The genomic stretch TACTGCTCTCGGAATTTTATCAAGGAAGAGGGGAACAGCTTGCTGACTACACGCTGAGTGAGCTTGAGAAAGAATACAAGTCCCTTCAGAAAATGAAAAAAGAGATCTGACAATAGATATAAAGAGGTGAGTCTGCTGAAAAGCGGGCTTTTTTGTTTTGATTTTGAAAAGGCGAGAAAGAGGGTAAACTACTACTGTTCAACACATAAAAGCGTGTCGAAATATTTTGCTTAAGCTTACGGGCGAAGCTGATTGTAAACGGCTCATTTCTCTAGTAGAATATGAATGCTTTGTGCAAGCTGAAGAGTAGGGGGATGAATAAAATGATGCAAACCATCTTATCAAATGGGATAGCCATGGTTCTCATAATTCTCATTATTAATATTGTCTATGTGTCATTTTTTACGATAAGAATGATTTTAACGCTGAAAGGACAGCGTTATTTAGCGGCCGGCATCAGTACGATTGAAATACTGGTTTATGTGACAGGACTGAGTCTGGTGCTCGATAACTTAGACCAGATTCAAAATGTGATCGCGTACGCGCTCGGTTACGGTCTTGGCGTAATTGTCGGCATGAAAATAGAAGAAAAATTGGCGCTTGGCTATATTATGGTCAATGTGATTACGAAGGAGCTCGATCTTGATCTTCCGAAGCAGCTCCGTGAAAAAGGCTACGGCGTGACAAACTGGGTGGCAGGCGGGCTTGAAGGCGACCGCACAGCCCTTCAGATCCTGACGCCGAGAAGATATGAACTCCAGCTATATGATACGATTAAAACACTTGATTCAAAAGCCTTTATTATTGCGTACGAACCAAAAACAATCCACGGCGGCTTCTGGGTCAAAGCGGTGAAGAAGAGGAGAATTAAAGAATAATGGCAAAGCCGAAGAAGAAAAAGTTTGAAGTGACAGAGCAGCAAACGATTGATGCGGTGCTTCAGCAAATGAAAGAAGAAGGATATCTGCCTGTAAGGCGAATGGAAGAGCCTATTTTTATGGAAAAAAAGGAAAATGGGTCAATTCAGATCGTTCCGTGCGGGAAAAAAATCGTATTTGAAGGGAAATTGATCTAAAACACGAACATTAGTAGAATGAATTTTTGTATCGTTCGATAATATCGTTGACATTATCCATGTCCGTTGTTAAGATAAACATGAAATCAAAACACGACCTCATATAATCTTGGGAATATGGCCCATAAGTTTCTACCCGGCAACCGTAAATTGCCGGACTATGCAGGAAAGTGATCGATAAAACTGACATGGATATATCGCAGAAGCGAACGACTGACGATACATGTACCATGCCCGGTTTGTATTGCTTCCTCATAAGTGCAATGCAGAGCGGGTATTTTTTATTTTCTGAAAACAAAAGCATTAGAAGGTGGGGAACAGAATGCAGCCGCTAGTAGGAATCATCATGGGAAGCACTTCCGATTGGGAGACAATGAAACACGCATGCGACATACTTGACGAACTCAATGTTCCGTACGAAAAAAAGGTCGTTTCCGCTCACCGGACGCCTGATTTCATGTTTGAATATGCTGAAACTGCTAGAGAAAGAGGCATCAAGGTGATTATTGCCGGTGCCGGAGGAGCGGCGCATCTGCCAGGGATGACGGCTGCGAAAACAACACTGCCAGTCATTGGAGTTCCGGTTCAGTCCAAGGCGCTGAACGGAATGGATTCACTTCTTTCCATCGTCCAAATGCCTGGAGGCGTGCCTGTTGCGACAACATCCATCGGCAAAGCGGGTGCTGTGAACGCAGGCCTGTTAGCGGCGCAAATTTTGTCAGCATTTGACGAAGACCTTGCCCGTAAGCTGGATGAGAGAAGAGAAAATACAAAACAGACAGTGTTAGAAAGCAGTGATCAGCTTGTCTAAACAAATCATCTATCCGGGAGCTGTAATCGGCATT from Bacillus subtilis subsp. subtilis str. 168 encodes the following:
- the yebD gene encoding hypothetical protein (Evidence 5: Unknown function) — encoded protein: MADVLRRAINQKKQFLKTKLLLSEFYQGRGEQLADYTLSELEKEYKSLQKMKKEI
- the yebE gene encoding hypothetical protein (Evidence 4: Unknown function but conserved in other organisms); its protein translation is MMQTILSNGIAMVLIILIINIVYVSFFTIRMILTLKGQRYLAAGISTIEILVYVTGLSLVLDNLDQIQNVIAYALGYGLGVIVGMKIEEKLALGYIMVNVITKELDLDLPKQLREKGYGVTNWVAGGLEGDRTALQILTPRRYELQLYDTIKTLDSKAFIIAYEPKTIHGGFWVKAVKKRRIKE
- the yebG gene encoding hypothetical protein (Evidence 4: Unknown function but conserved in other organisms) — translated: MAKPKKKKFEVTEQQTIDAVLQQMKEEGYLPVRRMEEPIFMEKKENGSIQIVPCGKKIVFEGKLI
- the purE gene encoding N5-carboxyaminoimidazole ribonucleotide mutase (Evidence 1c: Function from experimental evidences in the studied genus; PubMedId: 12787499, 16138311, 9683488; Product type e: enzyme), whose amino-acid sequence is MQPLVGIIMGSTSDWETMKHACDILDELNVPYEKKVVSAHRTPDFMFEYAETARERGIKVIIAGAGGAAHLPGMTAAKTTLPVIGVPVQSKALNGMDSLLSIVQMPGGVPVATTSIGKAGAVNAGLLAAQILSAFDEDLARKLDERRENTKQTVLESSDQLV